The Acinetobacter shaoyimingii DNA segment TAAACAAAAATTTGTGGTTGCCACCGCCACATTTTGCTGACCAAATAATATTTTTGCCGAACGATATGGCGCAAGTATGGCATCAGCTTCAGCATCGGGTTGCACAATACTCAAACTGCCACTTTGTTGAATATCTTGATGGATAAAATCTAATTCTTCAGCGGATAATACTGGTGTGTTTCCAACGCGTTGAAAACGATCTCCCAGCAAAATATGCGGTCGACCACCACATTTTAATACATGACCTTGGTCATCAAACTCAATATTGAGTTGTCCCACCACATAAGCATACTGTGCTGCTTGAGCCACACAAACACGACGACCGTTTTTGTCTTGAGCAATAGTTGGATAAGGACCTTGAGGGCTAAAACCATAATCACTTAAGTTTTCATTGGCCAATAAACTATGTGAATCCCCACCAATGACAATATCCACTCCATCTAATTGCCGAATAAGGTTCAAGTCTTCTTGATAACCAATATGTGACTGTAAAACAATTTTATTGATACCTTGTGCTTTTAAGACATCAATCGCTGCTTGTACGCTTGCCAGTTCATCCAAAAACTCAGTATTGGTATCTGGACGTGAGGAATGCTTGGTTTTAAATGCGGTGGTGACCCCAATCAAACCAATTTTTTGACCTTGTTTTTCAATTACTGTATAAGGTTGAACACGATTACTTTGATATAAAGCTGATCCTTCACCAAACACTACATTACTACTTAGCACAGCGGTTTTTGTTGGACATGCTGAGCTTTGCTCTAAGTCATTTAAGAATTTAAGTAATGCAGTATCGCCATTATCAAACTCATGATTGCCTAAAGTAAAACTGTCGAAGCAAATGCTATTCATCATTTTTGCTTCAGCTTCACCACGCCCAATTTTGAAATATAAATCGCCGACCAATGCATCTCCTGCATGGATTTTTAGGGTATTGGGCAATTGGACGCTTAGCTGTTTAAATAATGCTGCGACACGACTAAAACCACCATAATTGACTTGTATTGGTTCACGTGTGTCTTCAGCTGTTTTGAGTTGCAATTGGATCGTGGATTCATCAAGGTGAGAGTGACTGTCATTAATATGTAAAATATTCAGTTCAAATGTTTGATGGTTCTGTTCTGAACCATTTGATTTACAACCTTGTATCATAAAAAACGACATACAAAAGCTAAGCCACAGCAAGCTATTCAGCATTTTCCTTTCCTGAATGTGTTGCATATGTTTCCCCAAATACCGTAGCCATGTTGTCATTCTTTTTCCCTAATTGAATCGATTTAATCTTGAGTCAATGAACTTAAGACTTGATCATACATGATTATTTTGACAGTTTGATCACCACTTTATAGTCAATATTTATACAAAATTCTATGAAAATCGAAGAACATTTTACTCTAAGCCATGATTATTCGATTATTTTCAAAAAAAGATCAGTCAATAAATCACGTATATTATGATTTTTCTCTATGCTGAATTTTTTTAAATTCTCAAAATGAATTATTTGCAAAATTTCAACGAGATTTTCTCATCTAAAAACCAC contains these protein-coding regions:
- a CDS encoding bifunctional metallophosphatase/5'-nucleotidase; the protein is MQHIQERKMLNSLLWLSFCMSFFMIQGCKSNGSEQNHQTFELNILHINDSHSHLDESTIQLQLKTAEDTREPIQVNYGGFSRVAALFKQLSVQLPNTLKIHAGDALVGDLYFKIGRGEAEAKMMNSICFDSFTLGNHEFDNGDTALLKFLNDLEQSSACPTKTAVLSSNVVFGEGSALYQSNRVQPYTVIEKQGQKIGLIGVTTAFKTKHSSRPDTNTEFLDELASVQAAIDVLKAQGINKIVLQSHIGYQEDLNLIRQLDGVDIVIGGDSHSLLANENLSDYGFSPQGPYPTIAQDKNGRRVCVAQAAQYAYVVGQLNIEFDDQGHVLKCGGRPHILLGDRFQRVGNTPVLSAEELDFIHQDIQQSGSLSIVQPDAEADAILAPYRSAKILFGQQNVAVATTNFCLRRVPGTWRDINRSALGDVCNQNSFTHQHGGDIQQLVAEAYLKQGQRYFQANISLINGGGVREDIAQGDINVDKVYRILAFDNTLVQLNMYGHELKAMLEDAMQAVLNGQTGSYPYTAGMTWQVDLNQPLGQRVSHIQIRDAQNQLQALDLNRMYKLITINFLADGQGSYHTLSTIRGDRRIDVGLDYTEAFLQYLEDLPLNNGTRYLGPLDVTYYSTQGFIDAAP